One Megalops cyprinoides isolate fMegCyp1 chromosome 4, fMegCyp1.pri, whole genome shotgun sequence genomic window carries:
- the LOC118776369 gene encoding 5'-AMP-activated protein kinase catalytic subunit alpha-1-like, whose translation MATDKQKHEGRVKIGHYILGDTLGVGTFGKVKVGQHELTKHQVAVKILNRQKIRSLDVVGKIRREIQNLKLFRHPHIIKLYQVISTPTDIFMVMEYVSGGELFDYICKNGKLDEKESRRLFQQIISALDYCHRHMVVHRDLKPENVLLDAQMNAKIADFGLSNMMSDGEFLRTSCGSPNYAAPEVISGRLYAGPEVDIWSSGVILYALLCGTLPFDDDHVPTLFKKICDGIFYTPQYLNPSVISLLKHMLQVDSMKRATIKDIREDEWFKQDLPKYLFPDDSAYSSTMIDDEALKEVCEKFECSEEEVLTCLYSRNHQDPLAVAYHLIIDNRRIMSEAKDFYLASSPPDIFLDEHHHLAVKPHPERVPFLVNETPPRPRHTLDELNPQKSKHPGVRRAKWHLGIRSQSRPNDIMSEVCRAMKQLDYEWKVVNPYYLRVRRRNSVTGMQTKISLQLYQVDSRTYLLDFRSIDDETSEAKSGTATPNRSGSTGNYRATLKTDGVGEEARADTPLRTADGSMASSLTSSVDSTSGDILPRPGSHTIEFFEICANLIKMLAR comes from the exons ATGGCGACGgataaacagaaacatgaaggCAGAGTGAAAATTGGACATTATATTTTAGGTGACACTCTTGGGGTCGGAACGTTCGGGAAAGTGAAAG ttGGCCAACATGAACTGACGAAACACCAAGTGGCTGTGAAGATTTTGAACAGACAGAAGATTCGCAGTCTGGATGTTGTGGGGAAAATTCGCAGGGAAATTCAGAATCTGAAACTCTTCAGACATCCACACATTATTAAATT GTACCAGGTGATCAGCACTCCCACAGACATCTTCATGGTGATGGAATATGTCTCAGGTGGAGAGCTGTTTGATTACATCTGTAAAAATGGGAAG CTGGACGAGAAGGAGAGCAGACGCCTGTTCCAGCAGATCATCTCTGCGCTGGACTACTGCCACAGGCACATGGTGGTGCACAGAGACCTGAAGCCCGAGAACGTCCTGCTGGACGCGCAGATGAACGCCAAGATCGCCGACTTCG GCTTGTCAAACATGATGTCAGATGGGGAATTTTTACGAACCAGCTGTGGTTCTCCAAACTACGCCGCTCCTGAAGTCATCTCAGGAAG ATTGTATGCCGGTCCAGAGGTAGATATCTGGAGCAGCGGAGTCATTCTGTACGCCCTGCTGTGTGGGACCCTTCCGTTTGACGACGACCACGTGCCGACTTTGTTCAAGAAGATCTGCGACGGCATCTTTTACACGCCGCAGTACCTGAACCCCTCCGTGATCAGCCTGCTCAAGCACATGCTGCAGGTGGACTCCATGAAGAGAGCCACCATCAAGGACATCCG gGAGGATGAGTGGTTCAAACAGGACCTGCCCAAGTACCTCTTCCCTGATGATTCAGCCTACAGCTCCACCATGATCGACGATGAGGCCCTCAAAGAGGTGTGCGAGAAGTTTGAATGCTCCGAGGAGGAGGTCCTGACCTGCCTGTACAGCCGGAACCACCAGGACCCGCTGGCGGTGGCCTACCACCTCATCATCGACAACCGCCGCATCATGAGCGAGGCCAAGGACTTCTACCTGGCCAGCAGTCCGCCGGACATCTTCCTGGACGAGCACCACCACCTGGCCGTGAAGCCCCACCCGGAACGCGTGCCGTTCCTGGTGAACGAGACGCCCCCCAGGCCGCGGCACACCCTGGACGAGCTAAACCCCCAGAAGTCCAAGCACCCGGGCGTTCGCAGGGCCAAGTGGCACCTGGGCATCCGCAGCCAGAGCAGGCCCAACGACATCATGTCAGAGGTGTGCCGGGCCATGAAGCAGCTGGACTATGAGTGGAAG GTTGTAAATCCATATTACCTGCGTGTGCGGAGAAGAAATTCAGTGACGGGAATGCAGACCAAGATAAGCCTGCAGCTCTACCAGGTCGACAGCAGGACTTACCTCCTTGATTTTCGCAGCATTGATG ACGAAACATCAGAGGCGAAATCCGGGACCGCAACCCCTAACCGCTCGGGTTCTACTGGGAACTACCGAGCGACTTTAAAGACTGATGGGGTCGGGGAGGAGGCCAGGGCCGACACGCCCCTCAGGACAGCGGACGGGTCAATGGCATCCTCCCTGACATCCTCAGTTGACTCCACTAGTGGGGACATCCTTCCCAGACCAGGAAGTCACACCATAGAGTTTTTTGAGATCTGTGCAAATCTCATCAAAATGCTTGCACGGTAA
- the LOC118776898 gene encoding 60S ribosomal protein L37, with translation MTKGTSSFGKRRNKTHTLCRRCGSKAYHLQKSTCGKCGYPSKRKRKYNWSAKAKRRSTTGTGRMRHLKVVYRRFRNGFREGTTPKPKRAAVAASSSS, from the exons ATG ACGAAGGGAACGTCGTCCTTTGGGAAGCGCCGGAATAAGACGCACACACTGTGCCGTCGATGCGGCTCAAAGGCTTACCACCTTCAGAAATCAACCTGCGGGAAGTGCGGATATCCCTCCAAACGGAAGAGAAAGT ACAACTGGAGTGCTAAGGCCAAGAGACGCAGCACCACTGGAACAGGTCGCATGAGGCACCTGAAGGTGGTGTACCGCAGGTTCAG aaatggATTCCGTGAAGGAACAACACCCAAGCCGAAAAGGGCCGCTGTGGCTGCCTCCAGCTCTTCTTAa